A window of Candidatus Peribacteraceae bacterium genomic DNA:
GGCACCAACGTCCGTTTCACAACATTCTTCTGCTCTGCTTAAGCCGGATACTCCGCAATCTTTCCTCATTGGTCTCAATTTTCCATTCCCTATGACCATGAAGAATTCAGGCGGGTCGGCAAGTGCATTTTCCTCCCATTCGGAAAATACTATGCGTATGGCAAGACCAAAGACCTCCCGCAAGAAACGTACGACGATGCTCATCACCAGCCTTGTGCTCTTCGTCATTACAGCCGTAACGCTGGGCATCACTACCACGCGACGAACGAACGATGCCGATGTGGCGCGCACGTTTGAAGCGGAGAATCTGGAGATCGCCCTCATGCAGTACCTCTTGGACCACTGATCACCCCTCTCGCTTCCCCGCTATCCCCCCCTTCCATGCGACGTACGAAACCCGGTTTCACCGTCATCGAACTCCTCCTCGCCGTGAGCATTCTCAGTACGCTCAGCAGCGTGGTGATCATGGCCATAGCTCCACGCACGCAAATCCTCAAGACACGGGATGTGGAGCGGTCGGAGCTCTCCCAACAGCTCAGTAACTCCATGGAGAGCAGGATGCTCGACGAGCAGACGATCGCCGAATGGAACGCCATCCCCGAATGCACGGAAGAGAACAGGCTCACCTGCGCCAAGCGGATCTGCAAGGCGGGAGCAGGTTGCCCTCTGGACGAAGCGTTGAGCCTAGAATCGCTCGTTCCCGCGTACATCACGCACCTTCCGGTGGATATCGTGATGGATATGGACGACGTCTGCACCGGCTTCATGGTGTACAAGCAGCGCGGGCGCCCCCGCGTGTTCTCGCCCAACCACGGCAAGCTTCCTGGGGAAACGCCTCGGGGGGGATGCAAGCCGCAAGTTGCGTACCATCACATTTTCTACAACAATTCTTCCTACGACGGCTACGATGCTTCGCCTTCCCCGGAGGACGATGCCGCCATTGCGCCGGACAAGGTTGTCCTTTTGCCCGGGGAAACCTCCTCCTTTGTCAATTACACCAATTACGAAAAAGGCCTCAACGGCATCATGGTGGACCTGGCCTTCTCGCCGAATCCCGCCGGGATCACAGCCGCGGACTTCACGTTCCAGCAGTCGTTTACTTGGGCTGTGACTATGGCCCCTTCGAGCGTGACCGTGAGGGAAGGAGCGGGCGTGGGAGGCTCCGATCGGGTCACCATCATTTGGCCGGACAATGTTCTTCAGAGGAAATGGGTGCGAGTGACCGTCCTCGCCACGCCGAACACCGGCCTGGAAGAAAACGAGGTCCACTACTGGGGGAATGCCATCGGGGAAGCGGATGTGGGGAATGAACCCTTGCGCTATAACGTAAACTATCTTGATGAAGAAGAACTGCGGGCCCGTGTGACGAGCTCCGCATCCATCACCAACAAGTACGACGTGAACCGGGACGGCGTCGTGGATGCCGTGGACGAGCTCATCGCGCACAACAACCCCGCCGGTTACGCCCCCGGTTCAACTAATCCCGGAGGACCGTACAGGACTCTCAGGGTCCTGACAGCGACAGAGGAAGAGCCCGAATTTGTCTACGAATAATTGCACTCCTGCCGGTTCGCGGACCTTTGCAGCGGATATCGGATGGATGATTGCATCGCGAGGGCGTTATGGGGACGTTCCGTGTTACACCGGACGAGTCACTCCAGGAGGATGACGCGGGATTCCTTGAAGACCGGCTGGATGGCGCGGGAGCACGGCAGGCTTACTTGCCTCCGCTGCGCGCCGCGATCACTTCTTCCGCCTTATTCTTGGGGACCTTGGCGTAGTGGCTGGGCTCCATGGAGTAGCTGGCGCGTCCTTGCGTCATGGAGCGCATGTCCGTGGCGTAGCCGAACATCTCGGCCAGCGGCACGTGCGCGTCGATCACCTTGGCCGTGCCGCGCTCGCTGGTGCCGAGGATGGTTCCGCGCCGGGAGTTGAGGTCGCCCATGATGTCGCCGAAGAACTCCTCGGGAGTGACCACCTCCACCTTCATCACCGGCTCCAGGATCACGGGGTCCGCTT
This region includes:
- a CDS encoding type II secretion system protein, translating into MRRTKPGFTVIELLLAVSILSTLSSVVIMAIAPRTQILKTRDVERSELSQQLSNSMESRMLDEQTIAEWNAIPECTEENRLTCAKRICKAGAGCPLDEALSLESLVPAYITHLPVDIVMDMDDVCTGFMVYKQRGRPRVFSPNHGKLPGETPRGGCKPQVAYHHIFYNNSSYDGYDASPSPEDDAAIAPDKVVLLPGETSSFVNYTNYEKGLNGIMVDLAFSPNPAGITAADFTFQQSFTWAVTMAPSSVTVREGAGVGGSDRVTIIWPDNVLQRKWVRVTVLATPNTGLEENEVHYWGNAIGEADVGNEPLRYNVNYLDEEELRARVTSSASITNKYDVNRDGVVDAVDELIAHNNPAGYAPGSTNPGGPYRTLRVLTATEEEPEFVYE